The following coding sequences are from one Microtus pennsylvanicus isolate mMicPen1 chromosome 1, mMicPen1.hap1, whole genome shotgun sequence window:
- the LOC142849357 gene encoding olfactory receptor 5H19, whose product MEKENATVLTEFVLTGLIHQPLWKIPLFLVFLVIYLITIVGNVSLITLIWIDPHLHIPMYLFLGSLAFVDASISSIVVPKMLLNVFAKSKLISLSECMLQFFLFNISATTECFLLAAMAYDRYVAICKPLLYPVVMTNTLCVCLIVLCFVGGIIHALIHEGFLLRLTFCNSNVIHHFYCDIISLLKISCTDTSLNYLIVFIFSGSIQVFTISTILVSYTIILFTILKKKSDTGIKKAFSTCGAHLLSVSLYYGPLLFMYVHPASPQVDDKDMIDSLFYTVIIPVLNPVIYSFRNKQVTDSLAKLLQRTF is encoded by the coding sequence ATGGAGAAGGAGAATGCAACAGTCTTGACAGAGTTTGTTCTTACAGGACTCATTCACCAGCCACTGTGGAAAATCCCTCTGTTCCTGGTCTTCTTGGTGATATATCTCATCACCATTGTGGGAAATGTCAGTTTGATCACTCTCATCTGGATTGACCCTCATCTTCACATCCCCATGTACCTGTTCCTTGGAAGTTTAGCTTTTGTAGATGCATCTATATCCTCCATAGTGGTTCCAAAGATGCTGCTTAACGTCTTTGCTAAAAGCAAGCTGATCTCTCTATCTGAATGTAtgctacaattttttttatttaatatcagTGCAACTACAGAATGTTTCCTCTTGGCAGcaatggcctatgatcgctatgTAGCCATATGCAAACCTTTACTTTACCCAGTAGTTATGACTaatactctgtgtgtatgtctgataGTATTGTGTTTTGTAGGTGGAATTATTCATGCTTTAattcatgaaggatttttattgaGATTAACCTTCTGTAATTCCAATGTGATACACCATTTTTATTGTGACATTATATCACTGTTAAAAATTTCCTGTACTGACACTTCTCTTAATTatctaattgtttttattttctctggctCAATTCAAGTTTTCACTATTTCAACAATCCTTGTTTCTTACACTATTATTCTGTTTacaatcttaaaaaagaaatctgatacAGGCATAAAGAAAGCCTTCTCCACCTGTGGAGCCCACCTCTTATCTGTGTCTTTATACTATGGTCCTCTTCTCTTCATGTATGTGCACCCTGCATCTCCACAAGTAGATGATAAAGATATGATAGACTCTCTATTTTACACAGTCATAATTCCTGTGTTAAATCCAGtgatttacagtttcagaaataaGCAAGTCACAGATTCATTGGCCAAATTATTACAGAGAACTTTTTAG
- the LOC142839056 gene encoding olfactory receptor 5H18, which yields MEKENATLLTEFVLTGLTDHPELKVPLFLLFLVIYLITVVGNLGLIALIWSDPHLHIPMYFFLGSLAFVDAWISSTVTPNMLVDLLSKTKIISLSECMIQFFAFAFGGTTECFLLGTMAYDRYVAICKPLLYPVIMTNRLCIRMLISVFVGGFLHSLFHVLFLFRLTFCNSNIIHHFYCDIMPLYNISCTDPTLNLLLVFILSGSIQVFTIMTVLVSYTLVLFSILKRKSVQGLRKAFSTCGAHLLSVSLYYGPLLFMYVLPASQQRDDQGMMDSLFYTVIIPVLNPIIYSLRNKQVMDSLKKRLERHV from the coding sequence atggaaaaagagaatGCAACACTGCTGACCGAGTTTGTTCTCACAGGACTCACTGATCATCCAGAACTGAAGGTGCCcctgtttctccttttcttggtGATATATCTCATCACAGTTGTGGGGAACCTAGGTCTGATTGCTCTCATCTGGAGTGACCCCCACCTCCATATCCCTATGTACTTTTTCCTAGGGAGTTTAGCTTTTGTAGATGCTTGGATATCATCCACAGTGACTCCTAATATGTTGGTTGACTTGTTATCCAAGACTAAGATAATATCACTTTCTGAATGCATGATACAATTTTTTGCCTTTGCATTTGGTGGAACGacagaatgctttcttttaggtacaatggcctatgaccgctatgtagcCATATGCAAACCACTACTTTATCCAGTAATTATGACCAATAGACTATGCATCCGAATGTTAATTTCAGTATTTGTAGGTggctttcttcattctttgtttcacgtattatttttatttaggttaACCTTCTGTAATTCTAATATAATACATCACTTTTATTGTGATATTATGCCTTTGTATAATATTTCCTGTACTGATCCTACTCTTAATCTTCTATTAGTATTTATTTTGTCTGGTTCAATACAGGTGTTCACCATTATGACTGTACTAGTTTCATATACACTGgttctgttttcaattttaaagagGAAGTCTGTCCAAGGTCTAAGGAAGGCTTTCTCTACCTGTGGAGCCCATCTTTTATCAGTGTCTTTATACTATGGCCCTCTTCTTTTCATGTATGTGCTCCCTGCATCTCAACAAAGAGATGATCAAGGTATGATGGACTCTCTGTTTTACACTGTCATAATTCCTGTGCTAAACCCAATTATCTACAGCCTGAGAAACAAGCAAGTCATGGATTCACTGAAAAAAAGATTAGAGAGGCATGTTTAG